A genomic region of Fusarium falciforme chromosome 4, complete sequence contains the following coding sequences:
- a CDS encoding GH43-C2 domain-containing protein, whose protein sequence is MATDASTVTFTNPVIRGFNPDPTICVVPASGSDPTTFFLSTSTFEFFPGCAIYTSTNLVDWKLIGHALTRRSQIEMRTVEPGAGSWASTLRYRPDEKRWYLANGVFQRYRPTSDERIFPRGFYVWTDNIWDENAWSDPVYFDNPGFDQDLFWDDNGRIFLSTTMRLAWRSPDSKQKDFAIHISEIDITTGRTLTAPKPIRESPFGIAEGSHIIKRGDYYYLFTAEGGTEVGHQEWVFRSRDGPYGPWEGQGKALWYNGPDEEVQRTGHADVFEDGDGHWWAVFLGVRPVKEKGSYLEPQLGRETFLVKVEWEDDWPVFNDGNNITLETKGRALLSSAAGPTNQKWEADLSRDTLELGWYQKNTPLKQCYSLTEKPGYLRLYGNCFDLSSPEGPAMLLRKQTSYNQTFSATMEFNPTVRGYEAGIVLWWSQYSYATVGIVAHQDENGNIVPKLTFREPSGEAGNVKVGVTFSPVASLWLTLNQVSTSNHYLSSTQIQFTIKARPIDYSLSAIETESGRKDVIGAMLSPVEKLTVAPPVGGCFTGVMFGVYSFGKGQPVLEPADFTNIGITEVDA, encoded by the exons ATGGCTACTGACGCATCCACCGTAACCTTTACGAACCCCGTCATCAGGGGATTCAACCCCGATCCCACCATCTGCGTCGTGCCCGCTTCTGGCTCAGACCCTACGACATTCTTCCTCAGCACGTCGACGTTTGAGTTCTTTCCGGGATGCGCTATTTATACGTCTACCAACTTGGTTGATTGGAAACTCATCGGCCATGCTCTTACGCGACGCAGTCAGATCGAGATGCGCACTGTGGAACCTGGTGCGGGGAGTTGGGCGAGCACCCTGAGGTATCGACCTGATGAAAAGAGATGGTATCTAGCGAATGGCGTGTTTCAACGATATCGCCCGACTTCAGAT GAACGCATCTTTCCCCGTGGCTTCTACGTCTGGACAGACAACATCTGGGACGAAAATGCCTGGTCCGACCCAGTCTACTTCGACAATCCGGGATTCGACCAAGAT CTCTTCTGGGACGATAACGGCAGAATCTTTCTGTCTACAACCATGCGACTAGCCTGGCGATCGCCCGACTCCAAGCAAAAGGACTTTGCCATTCACATTTCGGAAATAGATATTACAACTGGAAGGACTCTTACAGCGCCCAAACCTATTCGAGAGTCCCCATTCGGCATCGCAGAGGGGTCCCACATTATCAAGCGCGGCGATTACTACTATCTCTTTACTGCCGAGGGTGGTACAGAGGTTGGTCATCAGGAGTGGGTTTTCCGCAGTCGAGATGGTCCTTATGGCCCTTGGGAGGGTCAGGGAAAGGCACTGTGGTATAATGGGCCGGATGAGGAAGTGCAGAGAACCGGCCATGCTGATGTCtttgaagatggtgatgggcaTTGGTGGGCTGTGTTTTTGGGTGTGAGGCCTGTCAAGGAGAAAGGGAGCTATCTGGAACCACAGCTGG GACGGGAGACGTTCCTTGTCAAGGTTGAGTGGGAGGATGATTGGCCCGTTTTCAACGATGGAAACAACATTACCCTTGAGACGAAAGGTAGGGCTTTGCTAAGCTCAGCTGCGGGGCCCACAAATCAGAAATGGGAGGCAGATCTTTCCCGCGATACTCTCGAGCTGGGATGGTACCAGAAGA ATACACCACTCAAGCAGTGTTACAGCTTGACAGAGAAACCTGGCTACCTTAGGCTCTACGGAAACTGCTTCGACCTATCTAGTCCCGAGGGTCCTGCCATGCTTCTCAGGAAGCAAACCTCCTACAACCAGACCTTTAGTGCAACAATGGAGTTTAACCCTACTGTTCGGGGCTACGAGGCTGGAATAGTGCTTTGGTGGAGCCAGTACTCGTATGCCACAGTAGGAATCGTGGCACATCAAGATGAGAATGGCAATATTGTACCAAAGCTCACATTTAGAGAGCCAAGCGGCGAGGCTGGTAATGTGAAGGTCGGCGTCACTTTTTCTCCTGTCGCTTCTCTATGGCTGACTCTCAACCAGGTTTCCACCTCGAACCATTATCTTAGCTCAACCCAAATCCAGTTCACAATTAAAGCTCGTCCTATAGACTACTCTCTTTCCGCCATAGAGACAGAGTCTGGTAGAAAGGACGTAATAGGTGCGATGCTCTCCCCGGTCGAGAAGCTAACTGTCGCGCCGCCCGTCGGGGGTTGCTTCACAGGGGTCATGTTTGGCGTCTACTCATTTGGGAAGGGGCAGCCGGTGCTTGAACCGGCTGATTTTACGAATATCGGCATCACTGAGGTTGATGCATGA
- a CDS encoding NmrA domain-containing protein, translating into MSNNICNISLEYDATKQQNITWVDSPNVRGTLNILQSCVLTLVACIYTALHLDVPLKTAWHEVFLYKLKWVLITLFAPEISVYMAADQLQQAWSLKERLLSLVPQVQAVVPDTGESEVELPLVGSKTNVMSAIPEISLKYAFFIIMGGVRVNVDDIISLPDLDFKAQRHFTTRPYTIRVGPKTIIQLAEKGYWINIPMQKIDDKSKADVLQKCLVMIQVSWMVMQCIFRKVYNLPLALLEVHTMVHVVCAMFLYLCWLRKPLNVLEPELLDPGKFKGTIALLVQQQFYPNMATRLALVPPQEYPDQPPPRRRGGLISHDWITPNMGQRITHEEYPWVSEKMWAYLPPDAWARLRSDLSERLPLGAWRWLPPRPGRWISDKETQMRPGDVLPCGLMYHSEFQDLPLPLTEEFLNRWGAILKAFPFQDREELTSASKFLRVNRLGWDFELVDPEEDAPVQGQDLFLAHLKEFAPVPDGIFRTMPFSAGKRNLDINLKVFTENTSSSFGLLKFFRAFPWLAVLALLLSGIYGGVHLSAWRSTFPSIHEQILWKVSCIYIAAVLPVYFIIGPAMSDVAFWSGPQTFTAVGMSTASGNFGTPITAALTKAGFEVTVISRTESTATFPSGLPVIKTTYTLENLTKALAGQDAAVCAVGPAGVSLQSTMIDAAEAAGVKRFIIDDFGWGPDFTSFPEFEPIRAQRLVGVNHVKARSKANPSFTWTGIATGNPVDWALKRFPLMGFDISNHTALVYDSGTEKFTGTTLEGIGQSVVGVLQNPEATANRTVKVMSIKASQNELLQAFESVSGSKWDIQRSTTKELIDGAREKHEKGDRGWILALAVAQLFNEGKAMCLVAPSWEESDSKLLGVAEVSPQELAATVLGVSAG; encoded by the exons ATGAGTAACAACATTTGCAACATATCGCTCGAATACGATGCGACCAAACAACAGAATATAACATGGGTCGACAGCCCCAACGTCCGGGGCAccctcaacatcctccaGAGCTGCGTCTTGACCCTCGTCGCATGCATCTACACGGCTCTGCATCTCGATGTGCCTCTCAAGACGGCGTGGCACGAAGTCTTTCTCTACAAGCTCAAATGGGTCCTCATCACTCTCTTTGCGCCTGAGATTTCGGTTTACATGGCTGCGGATCAGCTCCAGCAAGCTTGGAGTCTCAAAGAGAGGCTTCTGTCTCTGGTTCCCCAGGTACAGGCCGTGGTTCCTGACACGGGGGAGAGTGAGGTTGAGCTTCCGCTAGTGGGGAGTAAGACCAACGTCATGAGCGCAATT CCAGAGATTAGTCTTAAATACGCCTTCTTCATCATAATGGGAGGCGTCCGCGTCAACGTCGACGACATAATCTCGCTCCCCGACCTCGACTTCAAAGCGCAACGCCACTTTACCACCCGTCCTTACACGATCCGAGTCGGTCCCAAGACGATAATTCAGCTTGCTGAAAAAGGATACTGGATAAACATACCAATGCAAAAGATTGATGACAAAAGCAAGGCCGATGTGCTGCAAAAATGCCTGGTCATGATCCAGGTTTCTTGGATGGTGATGCAGTGCATCTTTCGCAAGGTTTATAACCTGCCTCTGGCTTTGTTGGAGGTTCATACTATGGTGCATGTTGTTTGTGCCATGTTCCTCTATCTCTGCTGGTTGAGG AAACCATTAAATGTCCTAGAGCCCGAACTGCTGGACCCTGGCAAGTTCAAGGGCACCATAGCCCTTCTCGTTCAGCAACAGTTCTACCCCAACATGGCTACTAGGCTAGCCCTCGTTCCTCCTCAGGAATACCCTGACCAGCCACCCCCGCGAAGACGAGGCGGTCTTATCTCTCATGACTGGATCACGCCGAATATGGGGCAGCGCATAACCCATGAAGAATACCCTTGGGTCTCAGAAAAGATGTGGGCTTATCTGCCCCCGGATGCATGGGCGAGACTCAGATCGGACCTTTCGGAGCGACTACCTTTAGGTGCCTGGCGATGGCTCCCCCCAAGGCCGGGACGTTGGATCTCAGACAAAGAGACCCAGATGCGTCCGGGTGATGTTCTCCCGTGCGGCCTCATGTATCACTCCGAGTTTCAAGATCTCCCCCTCCCGCTGACAGAGGAATTTCTCAACCGATGGGGCGCGATCTTGAAAGCATTCCCATTCCAAGACCGCGAAGAATTAACAAGTGCATCCAAGTTCCTCAGAGTAAACAGACTTGGATGGGACTTTGAACTCGTCGACCCCGAAGAAGACGCCCcagtccaaggccaagacctcttcctcgcccatCTAAAAGAATTCGCACCCGTTCCCGATGGCATCTTCAGAACCATGCCCTTCAGCGCCGGCAAACGGAATCTCGACATCAACCTCAAGGTCTTTACAGAGAACACGAGCTCATCCTTCGGTCTCCTGAAGTTTTTCAGAGCGTTCCCCTGGCTGGCggtcctcgccctcctcctctctggCATCTACGGCGGCGTCCACCTGTCAGCCTGGAGATCGACGTTCCCCAGTATCCATGAACAAATTCTCTGGAAGGTCAGCTGTATATACATCGCCGCCGTTCTCCCCGTATACTTTATCATTGGCCCTGCAATGTCGGACGTTGCATTCTGGTCTGGGCCTCAAACTTTCACTGCTGTCGGGATGTCCACG GCATCGGGCAATTTTGGAACCCCCATCACAGCCGCCCTCACAAAGGCTGGTTTCGAAGTGACCGTCATCTCCAGGACTGAATCAACAGCAACCTTTCCATCAGGACTTCCTGTCATCAAGACTACATATACCCTCGAAAATCTAACCAAAGCCTTGGCTGGTCAAGATGCGGCAGTCTGTGCCGTGGGTCCCGCTGGCGTCAGCTTGCAATCCACCATGATCGACGCCGCAGAAGCCGCAGGGGTAAAGCGCTTCATCATTGATGACTTTGGCTGGGGACCAGATTTTACGAGCTTCCCTGAGTTTGAACCTATTCGCGCTCAGCGACTGGTTGGAGTGAATCACGTCAAGGCCCGAAGTAAAGCCAACCCATCCTTTACTTGGACCGGCATCGCGACTGGCAACCCAGTTGATTGGGCCCTCAAGCGCTTTCCTCTCATGGGTTTCGATATTTCCAACCATACTGCTCTCGTCTACGATTCTGGAACGGAAAAGTTCACCGGTACCACGTTGGAAGGCATCGGTCAATCAGTTGTTGGCGTCCTCCAAAACCCAGAAGCCACAGCAAACCGCACAGTCAAAGTCATGTCCATAAAAGCAAGCCAAAACGAACTACTCCAAGCTTTTGAAAGTGTTTCAGGGAGTAAATGGGACATTCAGAGATCGACAACAAAGGAGTTGATAGACGGTGCGCGGGAGAAGCATGAAAAGGGTGACAGGGGTTGGATTCTGGCGTTGGCGGTGGCTCAGCTGTTTAATGAGGGCAAAGCCATGTGTCTTGTTGCGCCTTCTTGGGAGGAGTCGGATTCAAAGTTGTTGGGAGTGGCAGAGGTGTCTCCTCAGGAGCTTGCTGCTACTGTTCTAGGTGTGTCTGCAGGCTAA
- a CDS encoding PepX-C domain-containing protein — protein sequence MDSSANSRAGYSRSETDVEGYTRIKNLFIPMRDGVELCADLFLPFSASKYGQKTPVLCSLGPYGKDTHASVFGLPQTPIYAEMYKHIKPLGPDACFELCDPLIWTKDFGYALLRVDARGIGGSQGKLDPFGLERSLMIQGDAEGQDLYDVVEWAGTQSWSTGKVAFSGISYYGMVGYWAAMQKPPHLTCVVSYEAQCNMYQSSRRGGIYSHNFQCHWYNNIVVPQQSGRDGGILSEEALAENRVDFPGVCLNTEYPTEGVWDVLGRVRKLSGIEVPIYLAGNWTDPELHLPGNIRAYNGASSKFKWLEMHTGNHLAAFYDPDHIKRQRQFLDYFLFDKRHNGMLDVPRIRLIQHQGTSIFYRESEQAFPPPDAEDVAFYLNPNKTLSLEESKELKMAFGYQGFRDNIEFTLDHPFSDSFELLGSPFLELEVVTEAQDMDLFIYLRARTADKEPIILVGNHGEPMDSFARGYFRLSHRKEIETDFTRDKVISQPPVPKSAVVPGKKYTITVPLFPAAFLFDSGQSLQLEIGSVNSKSVIPAMRHEGGDRTEERFRGRNVIFSHGKLVLPRVHRA from the exons ATGGACTCCTCTGCCAATTCGCGCGCTGGGTATAGTCGGAGTGAGACTGACGTCGAGGGATACACCCGCATCAAAAACCTCTTTATTCCTATGCGCGATGGCGTCGAGCTATGTGCAGACTTATTCCTGCCCTTCTCGGCGAGCAAGTATGGACAAAAGACCCCAGTACTCTGCAGTCTTGGACCGTATGGAAAAGACACCCATGCATCTGTCTTTGGATTGCCTCAGACCCCTATATATGCTGAGATGTATAAGCACATCAAGCCCCTGGGCCCTGATGCGTGCTTCGAGCTATGCGATCCCCTGATCTGG ACAAAAGACTTTGGCTATGCTTTGTTGCGTGTCGATGCGCGAGGAATTGGTGGAAGCCAAGGAAAGCTTGACCCGTTCGGGCTGGAACGCTCACTTATGATCCAAGGCGATGCCGAAGGACAAG ATCTCTACGACGTTGTCGAGTGGGCAGGCACGCAAAGCTGGTCCACCGGCAAAGTTGCATTCTCGGGAATCAGCTACTACGGTATGGTAGGATACTGGGCTGCGATGCAGAAGCCGCCTCACCTGACGTGCGTCGTGTCCTATGAGGCTCAGTGCAATATGTATCAATCTTCTCGAAGAGGTGGGATATACAGTCACAATTTCCAGTGTCACTGGTATAACAACATTGTCGTACCTCAACAATCCGGCCGAGATGGTGGGATTCTTTCAGAAGAAGCGTTGGCGGAAAACAGAGTGGACTTTCCAGGGGTATGCTTGAACACAGAGTATCCTACAGAGGGCGTCTGGGATGTTCTGGGTAGAGTGCGGAAACTGTCTGGCATTGAAGTTCCGATATATCTCGCCGGAAACTGGACGGACCCTGAGCTTCACCTCCCGGGAAATATTCGAGCCTATAACGGGGCATCATCCAAGTTTAAATGGCTGGAAATGCACACGGGAAATCACCTCGCGGCCTTTTACGATCCTGATCACATCAAACGACAGAGGCAGTTCCTGGATTATTTTCTATTCGACAAGAGACACAACGGGATGCTGGATGTCCCTAGAATTCGATTGATTCAGCATCAAGGCACTTCAATCTTTTACCGAGAGAGCGAACAAGCATTTCCACCCCCTGACGCTGAAGATGTTGCATTCTATCTCAACCCCAACAAGACATTGAGCCTGGAGGAGTCCAAGGAGCTAAAAATGGCTTTCGGCTATCAAGGCTTTAGAGATAACATCGAGTTTACCTTGGATCATCCCTTTTCCGACTCGTTTGAGCTCTTAGGGTCGCCTTTTTTGGAGCTCGAGGTGGTCACCGAGGCTCAAGACATGGACCTCTTTATCTATCTGCGAGCCCGCACAGCGGATAAAGAGCCTATTATCCTCGTCGGAAACCACGGTGAGCCAATGGACAGCTTTGCTAGAGGTTACTTCCGCCTCTCGCACCGTAAAGAAATCGAGACAGACTTTACGAGGGACAAAGTCATCAGTCAGCCCCCTGTTCCCAAGTCAGCCGTGGTCCCTGGGAAGAAGTATACCATAACAGTCCCGTTATTTCCAGCTGCGTTCTTGTTCGACTCAGGACAAAGCTTGCAGCTTGAGATTGGCTCTGTGAACAGCAAATCGGTTATACCGGCTATGAGGCATGAAGGTGGTGATCGGACTGAGGAGAGGTTTCGTGGGAGGAATGTTATCTTCTCACATGGGAAGCTGGTTCTTCCTAGAGTGCACCGGGCTTGA
- a CDS encoding Meth-synt-2 domain-containing protein, giving the protein MAAPKPFRAEHMGSLLRPQRLLDVREQIREKGVSPEDAGLAEVETAAVKDVVKLQQDLGFKAVTSGEFTRTRFWGLMWDEFVGTKQLQDAEASLFRLYHPDVVSLIEKDRQVMPGESVIAGSKLSHDPEKSVSNVHELRLIQQFVPKEDWPAIKFTMITPAWFHMRYKQGKAYTPEAYANDEEYFKDVAKVYQAELDLLYKAGLRNVQFDDPGMAYFCSQKFRDGWAADADNIGTVDNLLDAYIKLYNDCLSKLPSDMHTGIHLCRGNFIGGRHFAEGKYDIIAEKLFRDLNVNTFYLEYDTERAGGFEPLQHLPTNKHVVVGVISTKLPQLEDKEEMKKRVLSAADWVAKGTGETQKEALKRIAVSPQCGFSTHESGYPLNEEEEKKKLALVREIADEIWGEP; this is encoded by the exons ATGGCCGCTCCCAAACCGTTCCGCGCTGAGCACATGGGCTCCCTTCTGCGTCCTCAGCGTCTTCTTGACGTTAGAGAGCAGATCCGCGAAAAGGGCGTCTCCCCGGAGGACGCCGGTCtcgccgaggtcgagacAGCCGCCGTTAAGGATGTTGTCAAGCTGCAGCAGGACCTTGGCTTCAAGGCCGTCACCAGCGGAGAGTTCACCCGCACGCGCTTCTGGGGCCTCATGTGGGATGAGTTTGTCGGAACCAAGCAGCTGCAGGACGCCGAGGCGAGCCTGTTCCGTCTGTACCATCCCGACGTGGTGAGCCTGATTGAGAAGGATCGCCAGGTCATGCCCGGCGAGTCTGTCATTGCTGGATCCAAGCTCTCTCACGACCCTGAAAAGTCCGTGTCCAATGTCCATGAGCTGCGTCTCATTCAGCAGTTTGTGCCCAAGGAGGATTGGCCTGCCATCAAGTTCACCATGATCACGCCTGCTTGGTTCCATATGCGATACAAGCAGGGCAAGGCTTACACGCCAGAGGCGTATGCCAATGATGAAGAGTACTTCAAGGATGTCGCCAAGGTGTACCAGGCCGAGCTGGACCTGCTATACAAGGCGGGCCTCCGCAACGTTCAATTCGACGACCCCGGCATGGCCT ACTTCTGCAGCCAAAAGTTCCGCGACGGCTGGGCTGCCGACGCCGACAACATCGGCACCGTCGACAACCTTCTGGACGCCTACATCAAGCTCTACAACGACTGCCTCTCCAAGCTGCCATCCGACATGCACACAGGCATCCACCTCTGCCGAGGAAACTTTATCGGCGGCCGTCACTTTGCCGAGGGCAAGTACGACATCATTGCCGAGAAGCTCTTCCGCGACCTCAACGTAAACACCTTCTACCTGGAGTACGACACTGAGCGCGCTGGAGGCTTCGAGCCCCTTCAGCACCTCCCGACCAACAAGCACGTTGTCGTCGGTGTGATTAGCACAAAGTTGCCCCAGCTGGAGGAtaaggaggagatgaagaagcgTGTGTTGAGCGCTGCGGATTGGGTCGCCAAGGGTACGGGTGAGACTCAGAAGGAGGCTCTGAAGAGAATTGCTGTGAGCCCTCAGTGTGGATTTAGTACCCATGAGAGTGGGTATCCTCTgaatgaggaggaggagaagaagaagcttgcTTTGGTGAGGGAGATTGCCGATGAGATCTGGGGAGAGCCTTGA
- a CDS encoding PKS-ER domain-containing protein codes for MADTTKALFVNQNAQFEVIQKQELPKPTDGELLIKVLFSGVNPADIKHATELGIVNTTLGYDFCGEVIEITNPDSPYKPGDIVAGYTPSGLGRSPNYGSHQTYLTCPETMLFKVPDNLPQFDAACLTVVAMTAADALYNYLEFPLPGETEKFEKNGPFLLWGATGAVGYCALQFAVASGVSPIIVAAKPEQFEHLESLGATKCFDYRAEDVYESISTALNELGYDDFTYAFDAAGAPNSADQVLRCISEKTVAASTLFRESKQFKFPIATPNLDFTVQLAGVPHPFTVPARPADYEKAWKALAWAVENYGRSFRSVPVRVLDGTAEDSLEEIQRVVKVGGGFSKIAIQQPMK; via the coding sequence ATGGCCGACACTACCAAAGCACTCTTTGTGAATCAAAATGCCCAATTCGAGGTCATTCAGAAGCAGGAACTTCCAAAACCTACAGATGGTGAATTGTTAATCAAAGTTTTGTTTTCTGGAGTCAATCCAGCCGATATCAAGCATGCAACTGAACTCGGCATCGTCAACACCACCCTCGGCTACGACTTTTGCGGCGAGGTCATTGAGATCACCAACCCAGATTCACCTTATAAACCAGGAGATATCGTGGCCGGCTACACGCCATCTGGCCTGGGCCGATCTCCCAACTATGGCTCTCACCAAACTTATCTCACTTGCCCCGAGACCATGCTCTTCAAGGTCCCTGACAACTTGCCCCAGTTTGATGCGGCGTGTCTTACTGTCGTCGCCATGACGGCTGCTGATGCACTTTACAACTACCTTGAGTTTCCGCTCCCCGGAGAAACTGAGAAATTTGAGAAGAATGGTCCTTTCTTGCTCTGGGGTGCTACGGGAGCTGTCGGGTACTGTGCCCTTCAGTTTGCTGTTGCAAGCGGCGTATCTCCTATCATTGTCGCGGCGAAACCTGAACAGTTCGAGCACCTTGAATCTCTTGGGGCCACGAAATGTTTTGATTACAGGGCAGAGGATGTGTACGAATCTATCAGCACAGCTTTGAACGAACTTGGCTATGACGACTTTACGTACGCGTTTGACGCTGCGGGAGCTCCCAACTCGGCAGACCAAGTACTTCGATGCATTTCGGAAAAGACTGTAGCCGCTTCGACTCTGTTTAGGGAGAGCAAGCAGTTCAAGTTCCCGATCGCTACGCCAAACCTCGACTTTACCGTTCAGCTTGCAGGAGTACCACACCCGTTCACTGTGCCAGCGAGACCCGCCGACTACGAAAAGGCTTGGAAGGCTTTGGCATGGGCTGTTGAGAATTATGGGAGGTCGTTTAGGTCTGTGCCGGTTCGCGTGTTGGATGGAACGGCGGAGGATTCGCTGGAGGAGATTCAACGTGTCGTCAAGGTTGGAGGGGGATTCTCCAAGATTGCTATTCAGCAGCCCATGAAGTGA